In Thermodesulfobacteriota bacterium, the DNA window CGCCGCTGCGCTCCATGTACATCGGTGCGACCTCGGCAAAGAGGCTCGTCACCGCTCTCTTGCTGCCCATGAAGGCCATGGCGCGGCGCCGGGCCGAGAGCGTACCGCGCTTGCCGAGGGTTATCATCTTCTCGGCGTAACGCCTGAGCTCCTTCGCCTTCGGCAGGGTGGTACGTATCCGTCCCTTGGTAATAAGGTCGTTGGTGAGGTTGGCCATCATACACCTTAAGTGCCCCGAGGGCCTCGAAAACCTCTTATCGTCCCTGTTGTGTCTCATATCTCCCCCGTACCTTTACGCCGGCTCCTTGCGCTCAAGGTGCACCTTATCGAGATCTTCCCTCGGAGGGAAACCCTCGAGATTCATACCGAAATCCAGCCCCATGCCGTGGAGTATCTCCTTTATCTCGTTGAAGGACTTCCTGCCGAAGTTCTTGGTCTTGAGCATCTCCTGGTCGGTCTTACGCACCATCTCGCCGATGTACTTGATGTTGGCGTTCTTAAGGCAGTTCGCGGACCTGACCGAGAGCTCAAGCTCGTCGACCGTCTTAAAGAGGTTCTCGTTGAAGGCGGGCCTGACTTCGGACCCCTCCTCGACCTCTTCATGCCCCTCTTCGAAGGTGATAAATACGCTCAACTGGTCCTTCAATATCTTGGCGGCTATGGCCACGGCGTTCTGCGGGTCCACCGCCCCGGTGGTCCACACCTCCATGGTAAGCTTATCGTAATCGGTCCTCTGGCCGACCCTCGCGTGTGTGACGTCGAAGTTCACCTTCGAGACCGGCTGGAATATCGAGTCTATGGGTATGGTGCCGATCGGCTGTTCCGGGGCCTTGTTCCTCTCGGCCGGGACGTAGCCCTGACCCGTGCCGGCCTCCATCTCGCAATCGATCTTCCCGTCCTTGGCGATCGAGACTATGTGGAGGTCCGGGTTAAGCACACCGACGGAATCGTCGGTCTCCAGGTCGGAGGCCTTGACCTCGGCCGGCCCCTTTATCTTGAGCTTCAAGGTCCTGGGGCCCTCGCCGTCCATGCTGAGCCTGACCTGCTTCAGGTTAAGTATCATGTCGGAGACGTCCTCCTTCACCCCGGAGATGGAGGAGAACTCATGCAGCACGCCGTCGAACCTGACACTGGTTATAGCCGCGCCGCGCAGCGAGGACAGGAGTATCCTCCTCAGAGAGTTCCCCACGGTAAGCCCGAAACCCCTCTCCATGGGCTCGGCTACGAACTTGCCGTAGGTGTCGGTAAGTGTGTCCCTGTCGACC includes these proteins:
- a CDS encoding DNA-directed RNA polymerase subunit alpha, producing the protein MQKNWRELVKPKKLEVDRDTLTDTYGKFVAEPMERGFGLTVGNSLRRILLSSLRGAAITSVRFDGVLHEFSSISGVKEDVSDMILNLKQVRLSMDGEGPRTLKLKIKGPAEVKASDLETDDSVGVLNPDLHIVSIAKDGKIDCEMEAGTGQGYVPAERNKAPEQPIGTIPIDSIFQPVSKVNFDVTHARVGQRTDYDKLTMEVWTTGAVDPQNAVAIAAKILKDQLSVFITFEEGHEEVEEGSEVRPAFNENLFKTVDELELSVRSANCLKNANIKYIGEMVRKTDQEMLKTKNFGRKSFNEIKEILHGMGLDFGMNLEGFPPREDLDKVHLERKEPA